One window of the Rosa rugosa chromosome 3, drRosRugo1.1, whole genome shotgun sequence genome contains the following:
- the LOC133741312 gene encoding stearoyl-[acyl-carrier-protein] 9-desaturase 6, chloroplastic: MQASLYLETKTLAWPSRGHTSTHHIFRPTPTVRFRPMPPVSAVATSPPPLTRQKTHSLPPEKVELFKSLEGWASETILPFLKPVDECWQPSTFLPDPSLPREEFLDRVRALRDRTDGLPDEYFVVLVGDMITEEALPTYQSMINGLDGVRDETGASSSPWARWTRAWTAEENRHGDLLKTYLYLSGRVDMFKIEKTIQNLIGAGMEPGTENNPYLGFVYTSFQERATFISHGNTARLAKDRGDPVLARICGTIASDERRHEFAYSKIVEKLLEVDPTGAMVAIADMMRKKITMPAHLMYDGEDPKLFEHFAAVAQRLGVYTAHDYADILEFLIGRWRLEKVEGMTGEGKRAQDFVCGLAPRIRRLEERADERARKMEPHGVKFSWIYNKQVVL; the protein is encoded by the exons ATGCAAGCTTCCCTCTACCTGGAAACCAAGACTCTCGCATGGCCTTCACGTGGCCACACCTCAACCCACCACATATTCCGGCCAACACCCACCGTCAGATTCAGGCCAATGCCACCAGTCTCCGCCGTGGCCACGTCACCTCCGCCTCTAACTCGGCAGAAGACGCACTCGTTGCCACCGGAGAAGGTGGAGCTCTTCAAGTCACTAGAAGGCTGGGCCTCCGAGACAATCCTCCCATTTCTGAAGCCGGTGGACGAATGCTGGCAACCCAGTACCTTCTTGCCGGACCCGTCGCTCCCTAGAGAGGAGTTCTTGGACCGGGTTCGGGCACTTAGGGACCGGACCGATGGGCTGCCCGACGAGTACTTTGTGGTGCTGGTCGGGGATATGATCACCGAGGAGGCGTTGCCTACGTACCAGAGTATGATCAATGGGCTCGATGGGGTGAGAGACGAGACCGGAGCTAGCTCCAGCCCTTGGGCGCGGTGGACTCGGGCTTGGACAGCTGAGGAAAACCGCCACGGCGATCTGCTTAAAACCTATCTGTACTTGTCCGGTCGGGTTGATATGTTCAAGATCGAGAAGACTATTCAGAACCTTATTGGAGCTGGCATG GAGCCAGGGACGGAGAATAACCCATACTTGGGTTTCGTGTACACTTCATTTCAAGAGCGAGCCACGTTCATATCGCATGGCAACACGGCTCGGCTGGCTAAGGACCGCGGCGATCCGGTGCTTGCCCGAATATGCGGCACCATTGCATCCGACGAGAGGCGCCACGAGTTCGCCTATTCCAAGATTGTGGAAAAGCTACTCGAAGTGGACCCAACCGGAGCAATGGTCGCCATTGCGGACatgatgaggaagaagatcACAATGCCGGCCCATCTTATGTACGATGGGGAGGACCCCAAGCTGTTCGAGCATTTTGCGGCCGTGGCTCAACGGCTTGGGGTGTACACGGCACATGATTATGCGGACATTTTGGAGTTTTTGATCGGACGGTGGAGGCTGGAGAAGGTGGAAGGAATGACGGGGGAGGGTAAGCGTGCACAGGACTTCGTGTGTGGGTTGGCGCCGAGGATCAGGAGGCTAGAAGAGCGGGCCGATGAGCGAGCAAGGAAGATGGAGCCGCATGGCGTCAAGTTTAGCTGGATTTATAATAAACAAGTGGTGCTGTAA
- the LOC133739930 gene encoding protein TRACHEARY ELEMENT DIFFERENTIATION-RELATED 7A-like, with the protein MAIRFPYFPPPPPAVKPPSHPAPPPPAANPPSHSAPPPPAAKPPSHSAPPPPAAKPPSHSAPPPPAAKPPSHSTPPPPAAKPPSPSTPPPPSPAAKPPSPSTPPPPSPAAKPPSHSTPPPPHQPFSPPPPHVHPPPALPPHVAPPPPPLPPSPSPNHPTVIIIIFISFGSVFFLAFLAIALCCFIKKKKKKSTIRETEVIHFDEHRKIKEAIVEGPHGPQAVVLSVEDDVHIDEAIRKNEKSDKRWPSSSSNVQETGFIHVDEHEKVKEGFVEGPHGSKAMLLTIDDDIHVDEEISKNERSGKDGHHHLVHKAGL; encoded by the coding sequence ATGGCCATTCGGTTCCCATATTTCCCTCCACCACCTCCAGCTGTAAAGCCGCCAAGTCACCCAGCGCCTCCACCACCGGCAGCAAACCCGCCAAGTCACTCAGCCCCGCCACCACCAGCAGCAAAGCCACCAAGTCACTCAGCCCCACCACCACCAGCAGCAAAGCCGCCAAGTCATTCAGCCCCGCCACCACCGGCAGCAAAGCCCCCAAGCCACTCAACCCCACCACCTCCGGCAGCTAAGCCACCAAGCCCCTCaactccaccaccaccatcccCGGCAGCTAAGCCACCAAGCCCCTCAACCCCGCCACCACCATCCCCGGCAGCAAAGCCACCAAGTCACTcgaccccaccaccaccacatcaGCCATTTAGCCCACCGCCACCTCATGTACACCCACCACCAGCACTGCCACCCCATGTAGCCCCACCACCGCCACCATTGCCACCTTCTCCATCGCCGAATCACCCCACCGTCATAATCATTATATTCATCTCATTTGGTTCTGTTTTCTTCCTTGCATTTCTTGCAATTGCTCTATGTTGTTtcatcaagaaaaagaagaagaagagtactATCCGAGAAACCGAGGTCATTCATTTCGACGAACATAGGAAGATCAAGGAGGCCATAGTAGAAGGTCCCCATGGACCACAAGCTGTGGTACTATCAGTTGAGGATGATGTTCATATAGATGAGGCGATCAGGAAAAATGAGAAATCTGATAAGAGATGGCCTTCTTCGAGTTCAAATGTCCAAGAAACTGGTTTTATTCATGTTGATGAACATGAGAAGGTGAAAGAAGGCTTTGTCGAAGGTCCTCATGGATCAAAAGCTATGCTGTTGACAATTGACGATGATATTCATGTCGATGAGGAGATAAGCAAGAACGAGAGATCTGGTAAAGATGGTCATCACCATCTTGTACACAAGGCCGGTCTATAA
- the LOC133739091 gene encoding protein trichome berefringence-like 7, producing the protein MEMVRHVYWDSFAQFRSFYKRVLNFGNEMMKGYWKVWIFQTFHGLVAIGSLVSFVVAMAFAYMYLFPTVPSVVRSYGISNSGSSNSSSSEEKCNVYEGSWIADESYPLYNASLCPFAERGFNCLANGREDRGYAKWRWKPKNCDIPRFDARKVLEGLRGKRVVFVGDSLSRTQWESLICLLMTGVEDKKSVYEVNGNKITKQIRFLSVRFTTFDLRMDFYRSVFLVQRASKPARAPKRVKSTLRIDRIDDISKEWIDSDILIFNSGHWWTPSKLFELGCYFQVGKSLKLGMPITTAFKKAMNAWASWVETSINTNRTSVFFRTFESSHWSGRHRHSCKVGQRPWLSSWGMDRSPVSDTIIKVVRKMAVPVTIMHVTPMGAFRSDGHVGIWSDNPSVPDCSHWCLPGVPDMWNEILLSYLLP; encoded by the exons ATGGAGATGGTGAGGCATGTTTATTGGGACTCGTTTGCCCAATTCAGGTCTTTCTACAAACGAGTTTTGAATTTTGGCAATGAGATGATGAAGGGTTATTGGAAAGTTTGGATCTTTCAGACTTTCCATGGACTAGTTGCAATTGGTTCATTGGTGTCCTTTGTTGTAGCCATGGCATTTGCATATATGTATTTGTTTCCCACCGTTCCCTCGGTAGTTCGAAGTTACGGGATTTCAAATTCAGGTAGTTCTAATTCAAGTAGTTCCGAAGAGAAGTGCAATGTTTATGAAGGAAGCTGGATTGCAGATGAAAGTTACCCTTTGTACAATGCATCACTGTGTCCATTTGCAGAACGTGGATTTAATTGCTTGGCTAATGGAAGGGAAGATAGGGGTTATGCCAAGTGGAGGTGGAAGCCTAAGAATTGTGATATTCCAAGATTCGATGCGCGTAAAGTTCTTGAAGGGCTTCGTGGAAAACGAGTTGTTTTTGTGGGTGACTCGCTAAGTAGAACACAGTGGGAGTCTTTGATATGTTTACTCATGACAGGGGTGGAGGATAAGAAGAGTGTTTATGAAGTGAATGGGAATAAAATCACCAAGCAGATTAGATTTTTATCGGTACGGTTTACAACATTTGATCTCAGAATGGACTTTTACCGGTCAGTTTTCCTAGTGCAGCGTGCTTCAAAGCCAGCGCGAGCACCAAAGAGGGTTAAGTCGACACTCAGAATCGACAGGATAGATGACATTAGCAAAGAATGGATTGATTCAGATATTTTGATCTTCAATTCAGGGCACTGGTGGACACCGAGTAAACTTTTTGAACT GGGCTGCTATTTTCAGGTTGGTAAATCACTGAAGCTTGGAATGCCGATCACCACTGCCTTCAAAAAAGCTATGAACGCTTGGGCATCTTGGGTTGAGACCTCAATCAACACAAATAGAACAAGTGTCTTCTTCAGGACTTTTGAGTCATCACATTGGAG TGGCCGACACCGTCATTCTTGCAAAGTGGGTCAACGCCCTTGGTTAAGCTCCTGGGGAATGGACCGAAGCCCAGTTTCAGACACCATTATAAAGGTTGTGAGGAAAATGGCAGTTCCTGTAACAATTATGCATGTTACACCTATGGGAGCATTCCGAAGTGATGGTCATGTGGGTATTTGGAGTGATAATCCATCTGTGCCTGATTGTAGCCATTGGTGCCTACCTGGCGTACCTGATATGTGGAATGAAATTCTCTTGTCATATCTGCTACCATGA
- the LOC133736336 gene encoding uncharacterized protein LOC133736336: MSTSTLERLKKFKEISAAYEVLSDDKKRALYDQYGEAGVKSTMSGGSSTYTDQGLKWTEDWSFGTCWELHIKDSRLSL, from the exons ATGTCAACTAGCACCCTGGAGCGACTGAAAAAGTTTAAAGAGATCAGTGCTGCATATGAG GTGCTATCAGATGATAAGAAGCGGGCTTTATATGATCAATATGGTGAAGCTGGAGTTAAGAGCACGATGAGTGGGGGATCTTCAACCTATACG GATCAAGGGCTCAAGTGGACTGAAGATTGGTCCTTTGGTACTTGCTGGGAGTTACACATCAAGGATTCCAG GTTAAGCTTGTAA